Proteins from a genomic interval of Bacteroidales bacterium:
- the tyrS gene encoding tyrosine--tRNA ligase translates to MNFIEELRWRGMIHDLMPGTEEQLIKGMTSAYIGFDPTADSLHIGNLLPIMLLLHFQRCGHKPVVLVGGATGMVGDPSGKTEERKLLSAEQITFNLNAQKKQLMKFLDFQTGENKAEIVNNFDWFRDYTFLGFIRDVGKHITVNYMLSKESVKKRLESGMSFTEFSYQLVQGYDFYWLYRNMNCKLQMGGSDQWGNIVTGTELIRRMYFDLEGKEAEAFALTCPLVTRSDGSKFGKSEGGNIWLDPAKTSPYLFYQYWLNLPDEDATRFIKLFTLLSREEIDLLIQQHQQAPHLRILQKALAKDVTIRVHSVEDYEMVVEASAILFGQGTTDMLLHLSEEMLLAVFEGVPQSEISRQVLEEGIGIVEFLTEQTGIFPSKGEARRTLKENAVSVNKEKATEEYIIDGRCLLNNRYILVQKGKKNYFLVKTK, encoded by the coding sequence ATGAACTTTATTGAGGAACTCCGCTGGAGGGGCATGATCCACGATCTGATGCCCGGAACGGAAGAACAATTGATCAAAGGGATGACCTCTGCGTATATCGGCTTTGATCCGACTGCCGATTCGCTTCATATCGGCAATTTATTGCCCATCATGCTGCTGTTGCATTTTCAGCGGTGCGGCCATAAACCGGTCGTCCTGGTGGGGGGTGCTACCGGAATGGTCGGAGATCCCTCCGGGAAAACGGAAGAACGCAAGCTCCTTTCCGCGGAGCAGATCACCTTCAACCTGAATGCCCAGAAGAAACAGCTGATGAAGTTTCTCGACTTTCAAACGGGAGAAAATAAAGCGGAAATCGTCAATAATTTCGACTGGTTCCGTGATTATACCTTTTTGGGTTTCATCCGCGATGTCGGTAAGCACATTACGGTGAATTATATGCTTTCGAAGGAATCGGTGAAGAAGCGGCTGGAATCCGGAATGTCGTTTACCGAATTCAGCTATCAGCTTGTGCAGGGCTATGATTTCTACTGGCTTTACAGGAATATGAACTGCAAACTTCAGATGGGCGGTTCGGACCAATGGGGGAACATTGTGACCGGTACCGAGTTGATACGCCGGATGTATTTTGATCTGGAGGGTAAGGAAGCGGAAGCGTTTGCACTGACCTGTCCACTGGTCACCAGATCCGACGGAAGTAAGTTCGGAAAAAGCGAAGGCGGGAATATCTGGCTGGATCCTGCAAAAACATCGCCCTATCTGTTTTACCAGTACTGGCTTAACCTCCCGGATGAGGATGCCACCCGTTTTATCAAATTATTCACCCTGTTGTCGCGGGAAGAGATCGACCTTCTGATCCAGCAGCATCAGCAGGCTCCTCATTTGCGGATCCTGCAAAAAGCACTGGCCAAAGACGTGACCATCCGGGTCCATTCCGTAGAGGACTACGAAATGGTGGTGGAGGCGTCGGCTATTTTGTTTGGACAGGGAACTACCGATATGCTCCTGCACCTTTCGGAGGAAATGTTACTTGCTGTTTTTGAGGGAGTTCCGCAGTCGGAGATCAGCCGGCAGGTTCTGGAAGAAGGTATCGGTATCGTGGAGTTCCTGACCGAACAAACCGGGATCTTTCCTTCCAAAGGAGAAGCCCGCCGGACCCTGAAGGAAAATGCCGTTTCCGTCAACAAAGAAAAAGCAACCGAGGAGTACATCATCGACGGCAGGTGTCTTCTGAACAACCGGTATATCCTGGTGCAGAAAGGGAAAAAGAACTATTTTCTGGTTAAAACAAAATAA
- the cysS gene encoding cysteine--tRNA ligase, producing the protein METKLYLYNTLSRRKELFIPQNPPCVGMYVCGPTVYGDAHLGHSRPAITFDLVYRYLLHLGYKVRYVRNITDVGHLEHDLDEGEDKIAKKARLEQLEPMEVAQHYVNCYHHNMEQLNTLPPSIEPVASGHIIDQIKTIEQILKNGFAYVVNGSVYFDIQAYSKKHNYGKLSGRRISDLITDTRELEGQGEKRFPADFALWKKASPEHIMRWPSPWSDGFPGWHLECSVMGAKYLGIPFDIHGGGMDLIFPHHESEIAQSVAAYGQEHVRIWLHNNMVTLNGQKMGKSLGNAISLDDVFTGNHPLLAQPYSPMTIRFFVLQAHYRSTLDFSNEALQAAGKGLKRLFAGLDALEKIKSSEHSSVKVREWEEKCYEAMNDDFNSPVLIAQLYEGLHTVNLIGTGAETISGEDLAHLTNSFHTFIFDVLGLRREEQEQQSGLVNELMDTLLRLRAKAREKKDWALADLIRDELVRLKINVKDTKDGAEWEQISD; encoded by the coding sequence ATGGAAACCAAGCTTTATCTCTACAACACGCTCTCCCGCCGCAAGGAGCTCTTCATCCCGCAAAATCCTCCGTGTGTCGGGATGTATGTCTGCGGGCCGACGGTTTACGGCGACGCACACCTGGGCCACTCCCGCCCTGCCATCACCTTCGACCTGGTCTACCGCTACCTGCTCCACCTGGGGTATAAGGTCCGGTATGTGCGGAACATTACGGATGTCGGACACCTGGAGCATGACCTGGATGAAGGCGAGGATAAGATCGCCAAAAAGGCGCGGCTCGAACAGCTTGAACCGATGGAGGTCGCACAGCACTATGTGAACTGTTACCATCACAACATGGAACAGCTGAACACGCTTCCTCCGAGCATCGAGCCCGTGGCATCCGGGCACATCATCGACCAGATCAAGACCATCGAACAGATCCTGAAGAACGGATTTGCCTATGTGGTCAACGGTTCGGTATATTTCGACATTCAGGCCTACAGCAAAAAACATAACTACGGAAAATTGTCGGGCAGGAGGATCAGTGACCTGATCACGGATACCAGGGAGCTGGAGGGGCAGGGAGAGAAGCGGTTCCCGGCCGACTTTGCCCTGTGGAAAAAAGCCAGTCCCGAACACATCATGCGCTGGCCGTCACCCTGGAGCGACGGATTCCCGGGCTGGCACCTGGAGTGCTCCGTGATGGGAGCCAAATACCTCGGGATCCCCTTCGATATCCACGGAGGCGGAATGGACCTGATCTTCCCCCACCACGAATCAGAAATCGCCCAAAGCGTGGCCGCCTACGGACAGGAACATGTCAGGATCTGGCTGCATAACAACATGGTGACCCTCAACGGTCAGAAAATGGGCAAATCACTGGGAAATGCCATCAGCCTCGACGACGTATTCACCGGTAACCATCCCCTGCTGGCACAGCCCTACTCACCCATGACCATCCGTTTTTTCGTCCTGCAAGCCCATTACCGCAGTACCCTCGACTTCTCCAACGAGGCCCTCCAGGCAGCAGGAAAGGGACTGAAACGGCTTTTTGCAGGCCTGGATGCGCTTGAAAAAATCAAATCCTCGGAGCACTCCTCCGTGAAAGTCAGGGAATGGGAAGAAAAATGCTATGAAGCCATGAACGATGACTTCAACAGCCCCGTGCTCATTGCTCAGCTGTATGAAGGACTGCACACCGTCAACCTGATCGGTACAGGTGCCGAAACCATTTCCGGGGAAGACCTTGCACACCTTACGAACAGCTTCCATACCTTCATCTTTGATGTACTTGGCTTAAGACGCGAGGAGCAGGAACAGCAATCCGGACTGGTCAACGAACTGATGGATACCCTGCTCCGGCTCAGGGCAAAGGCACGCGAAAAAAAGGACTGGGCGCTGGCCGACCTGATCCGTGATGAACTGGTACGACTAAAAATCAATGTAAAAGACACGAAGGACGGTGCGGAGTGGGAGCAGATATCAGATTAA
- a CDS encoding four helix bundle protein yields MMTRQELEERLVDFAASVYQVAKLLPKENEGYYYKDQIIRSSASVALNYGEALSAESSKDFIHKIKILLKELRETHIALRIIKRIRICSNEEFLIKTIRETNELISIFVRTIQTAYKNQQK; encoded by the coding sequence ATGATGACACGACAGGAATTGGAGGAAAGACTGGTTGATTTTGCCGCATCGGTATATCAGGTTGCAAAACTATTGCCAAAGGAAAACGAAGGATATTACTATAAGGATCAGATCATCCGTTCATCCGCTTCGGTAGCTTTAAATTATGGTGAAGCTCTTAGTGCAGAGTCGAGCAAGGATTTTATCCATAAAATCAAAATACTCTTGAAGGAGCTACGAGAAACGCATATCGCATTAAGAATCATTAAAAGAATCCGGATATGCTCAAATGAAGAATTTCTGATAAAAACAATCAGGGAAACGAATGAACTGATTTCAATTTTTGTCAGAACAATCCAGACCGCTTATAAAAACCAACAAAAATGA
- a CDS encoding glycine C-acetyltransferase: MYGKMKEYLREELAKIEDAGLYKHERIIESEQGAEIVVKGKKCLNFCANNYLGLSSHPEVVKAAHSGIESRGYGLSSVRFICGTQDIHKELERKVSEFLGMEDTILFSSCFDANGAVFEPLLGEQDAIITDALNHASIIDGIRLCKAQRWIYKHSNMRDVEEEDPATGKMAKGLERCLKESQSCRFRLIATDGAFSMDGDVARLKEICDLAEKYDALVMVDDSHCSGFMGKTGRGTHEYHGVMGRVDIITTTFGKALGGASGGCISSSKEIISWMRNKARPYLFSNTVAPSVVRGTIQVLDMLSSTTTLRDKLEANTIYFRKKMTEAGFDIIPGEHPIVPIMFGKYPDSAKLAVTFASKMLDEGIYVVAFSFPVVPRGKDRIRVQISAGHEIAHIDKAIAAFVKVGKELGMI, from the coding sequence ATGTACGGAAAAATGAAGGAGTATCTCCGTGAAGAACTGGCAAAAATTGAAGATGCCGGCTTATATAAGCATGAACGGATCATTGAAAGCGAACAGGGTGCGGAAATCGTCGTCAAGGGCAAAAAGTGCCTGAACTTCTGTGCCAACAACTACCTGGGCCTCTCCTCCCATCCGGAGGTGGTCAAAGCTGCCCATTCCGGTATTGAGAGCAGGGGATATGGATTGTCTTCTGTTCGTTTCATTTGTGGAACCCAGGATATTCACAAGGAGCTGGAACGGAAAGTCTCTGAGTTTCTTGGGATGGAAGACACGATTCTTTTTTCCTCCTGCTTTGATGCCAACGGGGCTGTATTCGAACCGCTGCTGGGTGAGCAGGATGCGATCATTACGGATGCGCTGAACCATGCTTCCATCATCGACGGGATCAGGCTTTGCAAGGCACAGCGCTGGATTTACAAGCACAGCAATATGCGCGATGTGGAAGAAGAGGATCCGGCCACCGGTAAAATGGCCAAGGGGCTGGAGCGTTGCCTGAAGGAGTCGCAGAGCTGCCGTTTCCGCCTGATCGCCACCGACGGCGCCTTCAGCATGGACGGGGATGTGGCCCGCCTGAAAGAGATCTGCGATCTGGCTGAAAAATACGACGCACTGGTCATGGTCGACGACAGCCATTGCTCCGGATTCATGGGAAAAACCGGCCGCGGCACCCACGAGTACCACGGGGTCATGGGACGGGTCGACATCATCACCACGACGTTCGGAAAAGCGCTCGGAGGAGCATCCGGCGGTTGCATCTCCAGCAGCAAGGAAATCATTTCCTGGATGCGCAACAAGGCACGCCCGTACCTGTTCTCCAATACCGTCGCCCCATCGGTGGTACGCGGTACGATCCAGGTGCTGGATATGCTTTCTTCCACAACCACCCTGCGCGATAAACTGGAAGCCAATACCATCTATTTCCGGAAGAAAATGACCGAAGCCGGGTTCGACATTATCCCCGGCGAACACCCCATCGTCCCGATCATGTTCGGCAAATACCCCGACAGCGCCAAGCTGGCCGTGACCTTTGCCAGTAAAATGCTCGACGAGGGGATCTATGTGGTGGCGTTCTCCTTCCCGGTGGTCCCCAGGGGAAAGGACCGGATCCGGGTCCAGATCTCAGCCGGCCACGAGATTGCACACATCGACAAGGCCATTGCAGCGTTTGTGAAGGTGGGGAAAGAACTGGGGATGATATAA
- a CDS encoding GNAT family N-acetyltransferase, which produces MSVLTIRQVQSESDRRTFVKFPFQLYRNNPFWVPPLIADEIRTLQKEHNPAFEFCDAAFWLAMRDGQCVGRLGALIHHLHNEKTGEDAGRFTRAEFIDDREVTDLLFHTAEKWLKDKGMNKVYGPLGFTNLDMQGMLVEGFDHLPSVASVYHLPYYQEHLERLGYRKHIDWVEFRLRVVETPEKARRLAEVIKTRQNLTVQSLRSKKDMLRAGLQIFDVLNVAFAELFSVVPLNDKMKRYYINKYLNVLNPRFIKIILDKDKNMLGFIISVPSLSEAMQKANGKLFPFGFLHLRKAFKNPEVADLFLTAIDPKYQKMGLSALLINELQAILLENGVKYAETTGILETNHDAIQHWKNYDHIQHKRKRCYIKPL; this is translated from the coding sequence ATGAGTGTACTGACCATACGCCAGGTACAATCCGAATCAGACAGACGCACGTTCGTGAAGTTTCCGTTTCAGCTGTACCGCAACAATCCTTTCTGGGTACCGCCACTGATAGCGGATGAGATCAGGACGTTACAAAAAGAACATAATCCGGCCTTCGAATTTTGCGACGCCGCTTTCTGGCTGGCCATGCGCGACGGTCAATGCGTGGGGCGTCTTGGCGCACTCATCCATCACCTGCATAATGAAAAGACCGGTGAAGATGCCGGACGGTTTACCCGTGCTGAGTTCATTGATGACCGGGAAGTTACCGATCTACTCTTCCATACGGCTGAAAAATGGCTGAAGGATAAAGGAATGAACAAGGTCTACGGACCGCTGGGATTCACCAACCTCGACATGCAGGGTATGCTGGTGGAGGGATTTGATCATCTGCCTTCCGTTGCCTCGGTCTATCACCTGCCTTATTATCAGGAACACCTCGAGCGGCTGGGCTACCGGAAACACATCGACTGGGTCGAGTTCAGGCTCAGGGTTGTGGAAACTCCCGAAAAGGCCCGACGGCTGGCCGAAGTCATCAAAACACGGCAGAATCTTACGGTCCAGAGCCTGAGATCGAAAAAGGATATGCTGCGGGCCGGATTGCAGATATTCGATGTGCTGAATGTCGCTTTCGCAGAATTATTCAGCGTTGTGCCACTGAACGACAAGATGAAACGGTATTACATCAACAAATACCTGAACGTACTGAATCCCAGGTTCATCAAAATCATCCTGGACAAGGATAAAAACATGCTTGGATTCATCATTTCCGTGCCTTCACTTTCCGAGGCCATGCAGAAGGCTAACGGGAAACTGTTTCCTTTCGGCTTCTTGCATCTGCGGAAAGCTTTTAAAAATCCGGAAGTGGCCGATCTGTTCCTGACTGCGATCGACCCCAAATACCAGAAAATGGGATTATCGGCGTTGCTCATCAATGAATTGCAGGCAATCCTTTTGGAAAACGGGGTAAAGTATGCCGAGACCACCGGCATACTTGAAACCAACCACGATGCCATCCAGCACTGGAAAAACTATGACCATATCCAGCACAAGCGGAAACGTTGTTATATTAAACCGCTGTAA
- a CDS encoding NAD-dependent epimerase/dehydratase family protein, protein MRRILIIGSVGQIGSELTMRLREIYGNDHVVAGWRSTKPSAELAESGPLERVDATEPERIAEVVNKYRIDTIFNLAALLSAVAEQKPQAAWNVGVNGVYNVLEVARENGCAVFFPSSIGAFGPTTPLDNTPQDTVQRPGTMYGVTKVAGELLSDYYFKRFGVDTRGLRFPGIISNLTLPGGGTTDYAVEIYYAAIKEKKFTCPLKKGTFLDMMYMPDALDATIQLMEADPAKLIHRNAFNVTAMSFDPEIIFNAIKKRIPEMTIAYDVDPVKQSIAESWPNKMDDTAARQEWGWNPKWNLEAMTDDMLKVIGEKYRKGIIK, encoded by the coding sequence ATGAGGCGAATATTGATCATTGGTTCGGTTGGACAGATCGGATCTGAGCTGACCATGCGTTTGAGGGAAATCTACGGAAACGACCATGTGGTTGCGGGATGGCGAAGCACGAAGCCTTCGGCCGAACTGGCAGAATCAGGTCCGCTGGAACGGGTGGATGCCACTGAGCCTGAGCGCATAGCGGAAGTGGTGAACAAGTACAGGATCGATACCATTTTCAATCTTGCTGCGCTGTTATCGGCTGTGGCAGAGCAGAAACCACAGGCCGCCTGGAACGTGGGTGTCAATGGCGTTTACAATGTACTGGAGGTGGCCAGGGAGAATGGATGTGCGGTGTTTTTCCCGAGTTCGATCGGAGCCTTCGGCCCGACGACACCGCTGGACAATACACCCCAGGATACGGTCCAGCGCCCGGGAACCATGTACGGGGTGACGAAAGTGGCAGGAGAGCTGCTGAGCGATTATTACTTCAAACGTTTTGGCGTGGATACCAGGGGGCTGCGTTTTCCGGGCATCATCTCCAACCTGACGCTTCCGGGCGGGGGAACCACCGACTACGCCGTGGAGATCTATTATGCTGCCATCAAAGAGAAGAAATTTACCTGCCCTCTGAAAAAGGGGACGTTTCTCGACATGATGTACATGCCCGATGCACTCGACGCCACCATACAGCTCATGGAGGCTGACCCGGCAAAACTGATCCATCGTAACGCCTTCAACGTGACCGCCATGAGCTTCGATCCGGAGATCATCTTCAATGCCATCAAAAAACGGATCCCGGAAATGACGATCGCATACGATGTTGATCCTGTCAAGCAAAGCATTGCCGAATCCTGGCCCAATAAAATGGACGATACTGCTGCCCGCCAGGAGTGGGGATGGAACCCGAAATGGAACCTGGAAGCGATGACGGATGACATGCTGAAGGTGATCGGTGAGAAATACAGAAAAGGAATCATTAAATAG
- a CDS encoding response regulator transcription factor encodes MNKEDITILIVDDEEDILEFIGYNLRKEGYQVITATNGPEAIRLAAQHQPGLIILDIMMPGMDGIETCEKLRENPDLKNTLITYFTARNEDYSQIAGYEAGADDYITKPIKPRLLINKIAALLRRLEPGDRKSSVIGTGEMVIDLEKYKVFYKGQPFVLPKKEFEVLSLLVSRPNRVFTRDEIYNKVWGNDVLVGERTIDVYIRKIREKLCSPNIVTIKGVGYKYEE; translated from the coding sequence ATGAACAAAGAAGACATCACCATTCTCATTGTTGACGACGAAGAAGATATCCTGGAGTTTATCGGTTATAATCTCCGAAAGGAAGGATACCAGGTAATTACCGCCACAAACGGTCCCGAGGCGATCAGGCTGGCCGCTCAGCATCAGCCCGGATTGATCATCCTGGATATTATGATGCCGGGGATGGACGGGATCGAAACCTGCGAAAAATTACGCGAAAACCCTGATCTGAAAAATACGCTGATCACCTACTTCACCGCCCGTAACGAAGATTATTCCCAGATTGCCGGATATGAAGCCGGTGCGGATGATTATATCACCAAGCCCATTAAGCCGCGGCTGCTGATCAATAAAATTGCAGCGTTGCTCAGAAGGCTCGAACCAGGCGACAGGAAATCCTCCGTTATCGGGACCGGGGAGATGGTGATTGACCTTGAGAAGTACAAGGTGTTTTACAAGGGACAGCCATTTGTTTTGCCGAAGAAGGAGTTTGAAGTGCTAAGCCTGCTGGTGTCGAGGCCAAACCGTGTCTTTACAAGGGATGAAATCTACAACAAGGTCTGGGGAAATGACGTGCTGGTGGGAGAGCGGACCATTGATGTCTATATCAGAAAAATCCGTGAAAAACTATGTTCCCCCAACATTGTGACCATCAAGGGCGTGGGTTACAAGTATGAGGAATGA
- a CDS encoding ATP-binding protein, with the protein MKSSRPYHHLLLGSASVLLGYGIVYVTVSLLIARHFDWILFVISGAAVFLTAFAVFHSILKITIHDRIKLVYKTIHNLKLTREEKGIKVNLTEDHIDKVNQEVREWSLKRKEELDFLRNQEVYRREFMGNVSHELKTPIFSIQGYILTLLDGALDDPEVNRSYLRKAEKNIERMINIIEDLEIISQLETGEVKLDFSRFNIVALTWEAFELLEEKARQGGVHFTFQDGVTRETEIFVTADREKISHVLMNLLDNSIKYGKDGGRTKVSYYDMDDNILVEVSDNGIGIEARHLPRLFERFYRIDKSRSRSIGGSGLGLAIVKHIIESHTQVVNVRSAPGVGSTFSFTLRKG; encoded by the coding sequence ATGAAGTCATCCAGGCCATATCATCATCTTCTTCTCGGTTCTGCTTCCGTTCTGTTGGGTTATGGCATTGTTTACGTAACCGTTTCACTTTTAATCGCCAGGCATTTTGACTGGATTCTGTTTGTTATTTCCGGGGCAGCTGTTTTTCTTACTGCCTTTGCTGTTTTTCATTCCATTCTGAAGATCACCATCCATGACCGGATCAAGCTCGTATACAAAACGATCCATAACCTCAAGCTTACCAGGGAAGAAAAAGGCATCAAGGTTAACCTGACGGAGGACCACATCGACAAAGTCAACCAGGAGGTGAGGGAATGGTCGTTGAAAAGAAAGGAGGAGCTTGATTTTCTAAGGAACCAGGAGGTTTACCGCCGGGAATTCATGGGAAATGTCTCCCACGAGCTGAAAACACCCATCTTTAGCATTCAGGGATATATTCTGACCCTGCTGGATGGGGCACTTGACGATCCGGAAGTCAACCGGTCCTATCTCCGGAAGGCCGAAAAAAACATCGAACGGATGATCAACATCATTGAAGACCTGGAGATCATTTCACAGCTTGAAACAGGGGAAGTGAAACTGGACTTCTCGCGGTTCAATATTGTGGCGCTGACCTGGGAAGCCTTTGAGCTTCTGGAGGAGAAAGCAAGACAGGGCGGAGTTCATTTTACGTTCCAGGATGGCGTCACAAGGGAAACAGAGATCTTTGTGACCGCAGACAGGGAAAAGATATCACACGTTCTGATGAACCTGCTTGACAATTCAATAAAATACGGAAAAGACGGCGGAAGGACCAAGGTGAGCTATTATGACATGGACGACAACATCCTGGTTGAAGTTTCGGACAATGGGATTGGCATCGAGGCCCGTCATCTGCCCAGACTCTTCGAGCGATTCTACAGGATCGATAAAAGCCGTTCCAGGAGCATCGGCGGTTCAGGTCTCGGACTAGCCATTGTCAAGCACATCATTGAATCACATACCCAGGTCGTCAATGTAAGGAGTGCACCCGGTGTGGGATCCACCTTTTCGTTCACCCTGAGGAAGGGGTGA
- the mnmA gene encoding tRNA 2-thiouridine(34) synthase MnmA, translating to MTIAALVSGGVDSSVIIPMLKEQGYDPVIFYIRIGMEDKPGFMDCPSEEDIEIVTWIARKYGCRFEIADLHREYWDRVVQYTVSAVKKGLTPNPDVMCNRFIKFGSFEDRYGKDFDKIATGHYADVILEDGLYWLHTAKDQVKDQTYFLGRITYQQLSKAMFPLSGMLKREVREMAARLHLPSASRRDSQGICFLGKINYNQFIRQFTGERKGAIVELETGRILGHHSGYWFHTIGQRKGLGLSQGPWFVVGKDTDENILYVSKGYDPDSQYSTEVFLEDFLFITEDPFKEPGDGAEITFKIRHTPEFTRGRLWKEGEWYRIEPETRIAGVAPGQFGVVYDVRKGKCLGSGVIANPKIQAPEKI from the coding sequence ATGACCATTGCAGCACTTGTATCCGGAGGCGTCGACAGCTCGGTGATCATTCCAATGCTGAAAGAACAGGGATATGATCCGGTGATTTTCTATATCCGGATCGGTATGGAGGACAAGCCCGGATTCATGGACTGCCCTTCGGAAGAGGATATCGAGATCGTAACCTGGATAGCGCGGAAATATGGATGCCGGTTCGAGATCGCCGATCTGCACCGGGAGTACTGGGACAGGGTGGTGCAGTATACCGTTTCAGCGGTAAAGAAAGGCCTGACACCGAACCCTGACGTGATGTGCAACCGGTTCATCAAGTTCGGAAGTTTTGAAGACCGCTATGGGAAGGACTTTGATAAGATCGCTACGGGACACTATGCGGATGTCATCCTGGAGGATGGACTGTACTGGCTGCATACGGCAAAGGACCAGGTAAAGGACCAGACCTATTTCCTGGGCAGGATCACCTACCAGCAATTATCCAAAGCTATGTTTCCTCTGTCGGGAATGCTGAAGAGAGAGGTCAGGGAAATGGCTGCGAGGTTGCATTTGCCCAGTGCCAGCCGGCGCGACAGCCAGGGCATCTGTTTTCTGGGCAAGATCAATTACAACCAGTTCATCCGGCAGTTTACCGGTGAGCGGAAGGGCGCCATCGTGGAACTGGAAACCGGCCGGATCCTTGGACATCACAGCGGATACTGGTTTCATACCATCGGGCAGCGCAAAGGGCTCGGACTGAGCCAGGGACCCTGGTTCGTGGTGGGAAAGGACACGGACGAGAACATCCTGTACGTTTCGAAAGGATACGATCCTGATTCCCAGTACAGTACAGAGGTGTTTCTGGAAGATTTTCTTTTCATCACGGAGGATCCTTTTAAGGAACCCGGTGATGGTGCTGAGATCACCTTCAAGATCCGGCATACACCCGAATTTACCCGGGGCCGGTTATGGAAGGAGGGAGAGTGGTACAGGATCGAACCGGAGACCAGGATTGCCGGTGTGGCACCGGGCCAGTTCGGAGTTGTTTACGATGTAAGGAAGGGAAAGTGTTTAGGAAGTGGGGTCATAGCAAATCCCAAAATCCAGGCACCAGAAAAAATCTAA
- a CDS encoding iron-containing alcohol dehydrogenase: MENFVIYNPTKLHFGKGVIKGLGKAVNEFGSKVLLVYGGGSITRNGIYDQVMDQLSTVGATVWKYGGIRPNPVIEDVDAAAAAGREHRVDVIVAVGGGSVIDSGKVISITIPYSGSGWDFYAKRYKPVTAVPLIAVLTLAATGTEMNPFAVVQNHAKRQKLGGGVDLMYPRHSFLDPAYTYSVPRNYTAYGIADLMAHCLEAYFDDGDASLSDRFVFSILQEAIEYGPSLLDHLDDYDLRARIMYAATAALNKIMTMNGRKNAGDWGVHAIGHVLSLLYDIPHGATLTIGFPAWLKLHKDRIPDRIAFLGKKVFGVATPEATIAELEAFFTSLGCPVRLSQVGIGPDKKKEILQVMIHNQVGGNYHKLSEEDYSRLIALCI, from the coding sequence ATGGAAAATTTCGTAATCTATAATCCGACAAAACTGCATTTCGGAAAAGGGGTGATCAAAGGATTGGGCAAAGCAGTCAATGAGTTCGGAAGCAAAGTTTTATTGGTTTACGGTGGTGGATCCATTACCCGAAATGGAATCTATGATCAGGTTATGGATCAGTTGAGCACCGTAGGTGCGACAGTATGGAAGTATGGTGGCATCCGTCCCAATCCCGTTATTGAGGATGTGGATGCGGCAGCCGCAGCGGGAAGGGAGCATCGGGTGGATGTCATTGTGGCCGTGGGCGGGGGAAGCGTGATTGATTCCGGCAAAGTGATCTCGATCACGATCCCGTACAGCGGATCAGGCTGGGATTTTTATGCGAAACGCTATAAGCCGGTGACGGCGGTTCCCCTGATCGCTGTTTTGACCCTGGCAGCTACCGGGACAGAGATGAATCCGTTTGCCGTGGTGCAGAATCACGCCAAACGGCAGAAGCTGGGCGGGGGTGTTGATTTGATGTATCCCCGTCATTCCTTTCTGGATCCGGCCTATACGTATTCTGTTCCCAGGAACTATACGGCCTATGGCATTGCTGACCTGATGGCCCATTGCCTGGAGGCGTATTTTGATGACGGAGATGCGTCGCTGTCGGACCGGTTTGTATTTTCGATCCTGCAGGAGGCCATTGAATATGGTCCGTCGTTGCTGGATCATCTGGATGACTACGATCTTCGGGCGCGGATCATGTATGCTGCCACGGCGGCCCTGAATAAGATCATGACCATGAACGGCCGGAAGAATGCAGGCGACTGGGGCGTCCATGCCATCGGGCATGTGCTGTCGTTACTGTACGACATACCCCACGGTGCCACCCTGACGATCGGTTTTCCTGCCTGGTTAAAGCTTCACAAGGATCGGATTCCCGACAGGATTGCCTTTTTAGGCAAGAAAGTGTTTGGTGTGGCCACGCCGGAGGCAACCATTGCTGAGCTTGAAGCGTTCTTCACTTCGCTTGGCTGCCCGGTCAGGCTGTCGCAGGTGGGCATCGGACCGGATAAAAAGAAGGAGATCCTTCAGGTGATGATCCATAACCAGGTAGGCGGGAATTATCATAAATTATCCGAGGAGGATTATTCAAGGCTCATTGCTCTTTGTATTTAA